The Corynebacterium callunae DSM 20147 genomic sequence TAACTACAGAGTAATTTGCAGTTGGAAGTGGCGTTTTTCGCAAAGATTCAGGCAACTGGTATGGTTGTTTGTGTTGCAGAGGGGCGTAGCTCAATTGGCAGAGCAACGGTCTCCAAAACCGTAGGTTGCAGGTTCGATTCCTGTCGCCCCTGCAAAATTTTTAATGAGGCACCCAGTCTAAATTAGACTGGGTGCCTCATTTTTCATTCTTAGCAGCGTTTTTCATGGCTTTGTAGCCTGAGAAAGATCTTGTATTTATTGCGAGGCTTTGAGCAAGTGGGGTATTCTCAAAGGCTGAACACAGGGGCCGTGAATGTGCTGGGAAAAGTCCTAAGCATAAAAAAATTTCACACCTGGCCGAGTAGTAATTTTGAGGAGTGTCGTGAGCGACGAGCAGAACACTGGCGTAGGTGGAACTTCGCGTCCAACCGGTAAGCGTCAGCTGTCGGGTACCTCAACCACCACCGCCTCTAGCACCGAGGCAAAGCAGGTTTCCGCACCAGCAAAAACCACCGGATCGGGTGAAACCAAATTCGGCGGGGGAGTGGCTTCTTTCCTGCCTGAGGTAGTTTCCGAGGTTCGTAAGGTTATTTGGCCAACCGCAAAGCAGTTGGTTGTTTATACCATCGTCGTTTTGGTATTCCTCATCCTGCTGACTGCCTTGGTTTCCGGCGTAGATTTCTTGGCAGGTCTCGGAGTTGAGAAGATCCTTACTCCATAGCTAAGATAGAAATATCTTTTAAAGTCCCGCTGTTTCCGCTGAAGGAAACGGCGGGATAATTTATTGCCCACGGTGACCACTGTGAGGCGTTGGATGTAATTGCCTGTTCCGCGCAGTAGCATGGAACAAAAAGCTAAGGCAGATTAAAACATTCCCGCGCCACTCAAGTGGTGAGCTGGGTCCGAGGGTCTTTTTTACACAGAGGTTTGGAGAACACGCACAATGAGCGATGAGAACAACAACGAGTTCGCAGTTGAAGAACAGACTGTCCAGGAAGCCGATCTAGATATTGCCGCCGGCTTTGATGAGGACTTCGCTACTGCACAAGACGGTGCAGAGGTAGAGGCTCAGGATGTAGATGCTGAAGCTGAAGACGCTGACGTTGATCTGGCACAGGCTGCAGCTGCATTGGGCGATACTGATGAGGTTGACGCCGACGCAGATTACAAGGCTCGTCTGCGTAAGTTCACCACCCAGCTGAAGAAGCAGCCTGGCGCTTGGTACATCATTCAGTGCTACTCCGGATATGAGAACAAGGTTAAGGCCAACCTTGATATGCGTGCTCAGACCCTTGAGGTTGAAGATGACATCTACGAGGTTGTTGTCCCAATCGAGCAGGTCACCGAAATTCGCGATGGCAAGCGCAAGCTGGTTAAGCGCAAGTTGCTGCCAGGCTACGTGTTGGTCCGCATGGACATGAATGACCGCGTATGGTCCGTTGTTCGTGACACCCCAGGTGTTACCAGCTTCGTGGGCAATGAAGGCAATGCAACTCCGGTCAAGCACCGCGACGTCGCAAAGTTCTTGATGCCTCAGGAAGCCGCAGTGCTTACCGGCGAGGCAGCAGCGTCTAGCGCTGAGGGCGAGCAGGTTGTGGCAATGCCTACCGACGCTAAGTCCCAGAAGGTCTCGGTGGACTTCCAGGTTGGCGAGGCAATCACCATCCTTACCGGTGCTTTTGCTTCTGTTTCCGCAACCATCTCCTCCATCGATGCTGATAACCAGAAGCTGGAAGCCCTAGTTTCTATCTTCGGCCGTGAAACCCCTGTTGACCTGGCCTTCGATCAGGTTGAAAAGGTCAACTAAGCAGTATTTTTAAGGTTGGAAATTTTCTAACTTGCCCCGTAGTTGCAGAGTCATTTTCAGGCTTTGGAACTACGGGGTTTTGCGTGTAAAGTAGACACTCGCGTGTTTTTTAATACGCATATATACATTCATCCCCGGTGGCCCGGTTACGCTAAGATCCACTTTTTCTCTTTTTAGGTGGTAGCGGGACCGAGCATCCGGACGACGCAGGTGGGGTTTCATCGTCCCATCGACCGTCGGTAACAAGGAAGCAGGTCAAACGATGGCTCCTAAGAAGAAGAAGAAGGTCTCCGGCCTCATCAAGCTTCAGATCCAAGCAGGTCAGGCTAACCCAGCTCCTCCAGTGGGTCCTGCACTTGGTGCACATGGTGTTAACATCATGGAATTCTGCAAGGCTTACAACGCTGCAACTGAGAACCAGCGCGGCAACGTGATCCCTGTTGAGATCACCGTCTACGAAGATCGTTCATTCGACTTCAAGCTGAAGACCCCACCAGCAGCCAAGCTGCTGCTGAAGGCTGCTGGCCTGCAGAAGGGCTCCGGCGTTCCTCACACCAACAAGGTCGGAAACGTCACCATGGCTCAGGTTCGCGAGATCGCTGAGACCAAGAAGGAAGATCTCAACGCACGCGACATCGACGCTGCTGCAAAGATCATCGCTGGTACTGCTCGTTCCATGGGCATCACCGTCGAAGGCTAATTTTTAGCCTTCCGTTAAGAAATTTTTACTGTGGCAGGGCCAGCTCCGGCCCGCTAAACCACAAAATTCCATGAAAGGGAATTCATAATGAGCAAGAAGTCAAAGGCTTTCCGCGAAGCCGCTGAGAAGATCGACGCTGGTCGCATCTACTCCCCAATCGAAGCTGCAGAACTCGTCAAGGAGACCTCCTCCAAGAACTTCGACGCTTCCGTCGACGTTGCTATCCGCCTGGGCGTTGACCCACGTAAGGCTGATCAGCTTGTTCGTGGCACCGTCTCCCTGCCTAACGGCACCGGTAAGACCGTCCGCGTTGCTGTTTTCGCACAGGGTGAGAAGGCTACCGAGGCTGAGGCTGCAGGCGCTGACTTTGTTGGCACCGATGAGCTCGTTGAGAAGATCCAGGGTGGCTGGACCGACTTCGACGTTGCAATCGCAACCCCAGATCAGATGGCTAAGATCGGCCGTATCGCTCGTGTCTTGGGACCTCGTGGCTTGATGCCTAACCCTAAGACCGGCACCGTAACCAACGATGTTGCTAAGGCAATTGAAGAGGTTAAGGGCGGCAAGATCTCCTTCCGCGTTGACAAGGCTTCTAACCTGCACGCATCCATCGGCAAGGCATCCTTCGATGCGAAGTCTTTGGCTCAGAACTACGGCGCACTCCTCGACGAGCTGCTTCGTATCAAGCCATCTTCTTCTAAGGGCATCTACGTCAAGCGCGTTACCCTTTCTTCCACCACCGGTCCAGGTGTTGAGATTGATACTCACGTAACCAAGAACTACGCAGGCGAGGCTTAAGCTTCTTGTTTGTGCTCTTAACTGAGTAAATAAAAGTACCCACCACAGTGAAAACTGTGGTGGATACTTTTTTGTCTATTTCAAGGTGGACTTTGCGGCCGCAGCCTGTGTCGCCCGGCGGCGTTCCCGGCTAATTACTGCAAGTGCCAGCAATAGCGGAATGCTGATCAACAACAAAGGCTTGGTATAAATTGCTGCCTGTTGGGTAGGGATTTCATCCATCGAGGGCATGTTGGGATCAACTGCTTGCTCTTTGCTGTCGCTAATCAGCTCAGCGTTATCGCCAGCAGCCATGGTCTGATCGATCCACTCACGTTCTTCAAGAAGTGGCGAATAGAGAGCTCCGGGGCTGGGGCGGTACATATTTTTGGTAGAAAGCGTGGCAGTAAGAACTTCAGCTAGCTGACCATTGATAAATAATGGGCCACCGGAATCTCCACCTTGGAAACCAGCTTTGGAGTCGGTGTTGACATGTACCGAGGTTGAACCTCCTGTAATGCCGCCCTCTGCAATCTGCTCCACCCGCACCGACGTGCTGGGCAAGATATTGGAATGACGGGCAAGTTTGCCATTTAGACTCCAACCATAACTTTGCCCGGTGTCGCCCACAGCTGGGAGGTCATTGGACAAAGGGATGGGAGTGATGTTTTCTACTGGCTGTGCCAGGCGTGCCAAAGCTAGATCGCCAGCCGCTGGGAAGCTCCAACCAGTCACATCATAGGTCTGGGTGGAATCACCTTGACCAAACCGGACCTGGGAGCCCGGTTCGCCGAGCTCAAAGCAGTGCCGGGCGGTCAACACCCATTGCTTATCGACGAGGGTTCCGGTGCAATCGCCAAAGGCACCGATTTTACCCACCTTGATGGAAGCGACGGCATTGGCCTCTTTGATATTGCTTGCGGGCTCAGCATATTCCAGGGCTTGGGCAGGAGCACCCAGGCCAGCGCAGAGCATGATTGTTGCAGCCACCATGAGGGGTGTTTTTATAAATCGCATATCTTCTATGTCCGTTTTCTTCAATTAGGCGGAAGTTTGGCTGAACTCAGGAGCAGTATTTGCCTGGCGGGGTTGTGGGGAGACCACAATGAGGTTGATGCACTTGGCCATGAGCCATTCCAAAGGTCCCTTGGCAAAAAATTGCTTCCACACCAGGGCCAGTACAATTCCCGCGACAATGCTGACTAGCGCCGCCGTGGTGGATTCATGTGCCACATTGTTTTGGATATAGGTAGCACTGAGTACATGTAGGCAATACATGGTCAAGGGCATGGAACCAAAAGCGACAAAAGGCGCATTGAGTAGGCGGGGAAGTCGTGGGGCTCCCAATAGACAAAGGGTGAGGACACTCCAGCTGGCAGCGATGGAGACAACCACCTCAGCAGGTGTTCCGGTGTGGCCATTAAAGTTCGCTTGCTCGGGAAGGCTTTCATTAAAGCGCAATGCAAGTCCTGCGATTGCCACCAGTGTGGCAATAATTCCGAGGAAGGCAAAAACATCAAGCCCTGCGATCTTTTTTTGGTGTTGGCGGATGTATACCCTATGGAGACATACTCAGTGGACATAAAGACTATGTTGCACCAAGTTGGAAACTGCTTTTTTACAACACAATGTCGCAGAACTGTAGATCATAGCTGGTACTTTGCTCCCTGGCTGCGCGTAACACAGGGCGCGCAACCCCTTCCTGGGGTTACCCGCAAGTCGTGGACAGTTAGTTAAGCAACATTTTCCAGGACAGTGACATCTGCCTGGTGGTATGCATTCTCGAAATCAACCGGGCTCTGATACCCAATCGATGAGTGCCGGCGCTGCCGGTTGTAAAAGATCTCAATCCAGCGTGCAACCTCACGACGAGCTTCGTTCCGGGTTACCCGCAAGTCGTGGACAGTTAGTTAAGCAACATTTTCCAGGACAGTGACATCTGCCTGGTGGTATGCATTCTCGAAATCAACCGGGCTCTGATACCCAATCGATGAGTGCCGGCGCTGCCGGTTGTAAAAGATCTCAATCCAGCGTGCAACCTCACGACGAGCTTCGTTCCGGGTGACCCATTTTCGCCGGTCGTAGAACTCAGTTTTCAACGTCGACCAGAATGACTCCGCCATCGCGTTATCAAAGCAGACTCCGGTACGTCCCACCGACTGATCAATATGAAGCTCTTGGCAGACCTGGTAGAGCTGCTCACTGGTGAACTGCGTTCCACGATCTGCATGGAAAACAAGGTCATCAGGGACCTCACCACGTAGTGTGTGCGCCATCCGCAGCGCCCGTTCCACCAGGTCAGTGGTGTGAGTGGCATCCATCGCCCAGCCCAGCACTCGGCGGGAATGTCCATCCCGGATTGCACACAGATACAGCCAGCCTTCGTAGGTCACGCAGGTAGGTGGTATCCGAGATCCAGACTTTGTTGAGTTCACCTGCGTCCCAGGTACGTTTCACCAGATCTGGGAAGCTGTGGGTGGAGGTGCCCGGGATCGTGGTCACCGGCACCCATGACCTTGGCGAGATGCCCTCGATCCCCATCCGGCGCATCGCTTTGGCCACGGTCTTTTTATCCACGAGGATTCCCTCATCATGCAGGTCACTGGTGATCCTGGGTGATCCGTAGGTCTGGCCTGATGCGTCCCAGAACGTCCAGATCTTCTCATCGAGCTTCTTCTGGAACTCCTCCCGGGAATCCTGCCCGGCGGCTTTCCTGTCCTGAATTTCAGCCCACTTATAGTACCCAGACCGAGACACCTTCAACAGTCTGGCCATCCGGGAAACGCTGTAGCTCGCCTTCTCCTGGTGCATCAGTTGGAAGCATTCTACTTTGGATGCTTGCGAGCGAAGAAGGCTGCTGCTTTTCCCAAGAACTCGTTGTCCATTTTCAGTTCAGCGATTTCCTTGCGCAACCGGGCAAGTTCGGCCCGTTCATCAACTTCCAGCTCCCCTGTGGGGAGCTCACCGCTGCGTTCACGTTCAGCTTTCACCCAGCGGCCCAGAAGTCCTGGATTCACATTCAATTCGCGGGCGACTGCCGCGGCTGACCGGTCAGTATCGATGACCAATCGGGCGGCTTCCTGCCGGTACTCCGGGGTGTACTTTTTCCTTGTAGACATAGTGGTTGACATCCTCCTTGATGAGCCTGTGGCCCATCGTCATTAGGTGTCCACTATTCGAGGGTAACCTCATTCCGCTCTGGGCGGAGTGTGGATACTCTTAGGAGATGAATTTCGGATACCAACACACATGCATGATCTGCGGACTGCCCGCTGGCGATGGGTTCCTCATGATCGATCCTGGCCTTCTCCTTCAATCGGCCCGAAACGGAACTCTTGAAGCTTTTTCAGATGAGACTGGCTGGCCCGTCACTATGTGGCTCTCAGCATGCAAAGACTGCTCTTCCCACTGGGGTGACGATATGTATTACATCCATCTAGAGGCACTTCGCTGGCCTCACGAAGTTAATGATTGGGAGTCTCAGCTCAAGGCGAAAAACTGGTTTGCCTACTCTAACTGGGAGTTCTACGCGAACAAGATCCGCAATCAGCAACTAACGTAGTCGCCCCCAGGGTGGGGGCTAGCCAGCACGATCCGCCGTTGCTACTGGACAGAATGTACTCTATCAACACGTTGTGCACATGTCAGTGTCAGAAGTGACTGCAGCAGCACCAGGAAACTTAAGTCTATAAATTTCCTTTAATTTTTCCTCGACCTGCTGTTACATCGGCATCAGATTGTTTCAAAACCCCAAATTGAAGTAAAATTAAAAAATCAGCGAGGTCAAAACCTGACTGCTCAGCATCGGCCCCACCAGGAAGGGAAAGCATTATGCACTCTCAAGAACGGCGATCCACCTGGGTCGCTCAAGCTAATCACTCTCTATACCTGGAAGGCCTCCTAACAAGCAAGGAATATGACGGCGATGCAAATTCCTACGTTGTAGGAAAAATTAGCGCTGACCAGCTTGTAGAAAAAACACGAGCACGATTCGGACTTATTTAGAAGCCTTGTCAGTTCAGGATCCGTATTTGATACCAGGCAAATCTGTATTAAGAAATCTTATTGGAATAGATTCTGCAAAAGCCCTCTCCACAGCAGAGGCCGACCTGGTTAATGCTCGCACTATCCAATTAATGGATTCGGAAAATACTCGCTTACCTAATAGTCGAGACTTTAAAGAACTCAGCGCTATACATTTTCATCTTTTTCAAGATATCTACGACTGGGCCGGAAAATTACGCACGATTGATATGAGGCGTGGTGATGGAGAGTTTTTTGCCCCGTGCATATATCTTGAAAGGAACTTAATTTCTCTCTCCAGCCAATTAGCAGAGAAAAATTTTCTACGGATCAAAGATCGATCTACATTCATTAGAGAATTGACATATTTTTATGATCATCTCAACTGGATTCATCCTTTCAGAGAGGGCAATGGGAGAACTCAAAGACATTTCTGGTCGAGAGTCTCGGCTGATGCTGGATGGATCCTTGACTGGCGTCCGATTCATGGGGAGCTAGATGAAGCCAGTCGACAAGCTCGTGAAGATGAAGACTTTCAAATGCTCTACAGTGTTTTTGAAAAGGTCGTTGCAACAAGTAGGACCTAAAAATGCGGAAGAGCCTCTTTATGGTGCTGTTGCAAAGTTGGGGCAGTAGGAAGAGCGACGTGAAATAATCACAGCCATGGGTATCTTCTCCGGTCGTCATTTCCCCCGTGACATCATTTTGTGGGCAGTGCGCAGGTCACTGCCGCTACGGGGTGAGCTGACCTAAGATCTGGAGGAAATGATGACTTCAGCCGCGGCGTGCCGGTCGATCACACCACGATTCTCACCGCTGGGTCCAGAAATACGCCCCTGAGCTGGACAAGCACACTCGGTGGTACCGGCAAGTTCCTGACTGGCAGGCCAGTTCCTGGCGGGTGGATGAGACCTACATCCGGGTCGGTGGGAGGTGGTGTTACCTCTGATCTGGCGATCACCGCCGGTGGCCAGACCCTGGACTTTTATCTCTCCGAAGCGCAATGTCGCGGCAGCGAAGCGTTTCCTGGCCAAGGCCCTCAGATCCGATGCGTCAGCCGGGTACCCCAGAGTGATCAACACCGATAAAGCACCCTCCCTAGCCAGGGCAATCGCCGAGTTGAAGTCAGAGGGAATCTGCCCGCCAACAGTGGAACACCGGCAGGTGAAATACCTCAACAATATCCTGGAAGGTGGCCACGGTCGGCTGAAGCGGATCCTCGGGCCGAAAGGCGCGTTTAAGAACTTAGACATCTGCATATCGGACGTTGAAAGGGATGGAGGCGATGCACTCATTGCGGAAAGGGCAAGGCACGATGTTTGACCTCACGGGCAACCGAACCCGGACGCGGTGATCGTCAACCGGGTCTTCGAGACGGCCTAACAACGCCCACACGCAGCGACGATCAGGGAATGAGAAACTGGGTCTTCGCTGCTCTCCGCCCAACTTTGCAACAGCACCATCCTTACCCGGTCGGGTTCATCCTCCCGGGGTTGGGTGGGCGATGCGGGCACCACTGA encodes the following:
- the secE gene encoding preprotein translocase subunit SecE, translated to MSDEQNTGVGGTSRPTGKRQLSGTSTTTASSTEAKQVSAPAKTTGSGETKFGGGVASFLPEVVSEVRKVIWPTAKQLVVYTIVVLVFLILLTALVSGVDFLAGLGVEKILTP
- a CDS encoding antitoxin VbhA family protein, which gives rise to MHSQERRSTWVAQANHSLYLEGLLTSKEYDGDANSYVVGKISADQLVEKTRARFGLI
- a CDS encoding DUF418 domain-containing protein — its product is MRQHQKKIAGLDVFAFLGIIATLVAIAGLALRFNESLPEQANFNGHTGTPAEVVVSIAASWSVLTLCLLGAPRLPRLLNAPFVAFGSMPLTMYCLHVLSATYIQNNVAHESTTAALVSIVAGIVLALVWKQFFAKGPLEWLMAKCINLIVVSPQPRQANTAPEFSQTSA
- a CDS encoding Fic/DOC family protein, which translates into the protein MSVQDPYLIPGKSVLRNLIGIDSAKALSTAEADLVNARTIQLMDSENTRLPNSRDFKELSAIHFHLFQDIYDWAGKLRTIDMRRGDGEFFAPCIYLERNLISLSSQLAEKNFLRIKDRSTFIRELTYFYDHLNWIHPFREGNGRTQRHFWSRVSADAGWILDWRPIHGELDEASRQAREDEDFQMLYSVFEKVVATSRT
- the rplK gene encoding 50S ribosomal protein L11, which encodes MAPKKKKKVSGLIKLQIQAGQANPAPPVGPALGAHGVNIMEFCKAYNAATENQRGNVIPVEITVYEDRSFDFKLKTPPAAKLLLKAAGLQKGSGVPHTNKVGNVTMAQVREIAETKKEDLNARDIDAAAKIIAGTARSMGITVEG
- a CDS encoding S1 family peptidase — protein: MVAATIMLCAGLGAPAQALEYAEPASNIKEANAVASIKVGKIGAFGDCTGTLVDKQWVLTARHCFELGEPGSQVRFGQGDSTQTYDVTGWSFPAAGDLALARLAQPVENITPIPLSNDLPAVGDTGQSYGWSLNGKLARHSNILPSTSVRVEQIAEGGITGGSTSVHVNTDSKAGFQGGDSGGPLFINGQLAEVLTATLSTKNMYRPSPGALYSPLLEEREWIDQTMAAGDNAELISDSKEQAVDPNMPSMDEIPTQQAAIYTKPLLLISIPLLLALAVISRERRRATQAAAAKSTLK
- the rplA gene encoding 50S ribosomal protein L1; translated protein: MSKKSKAFREAAEKIDAGRIYSPIEAAELVKETSSKNFDASVDVAIRLGVDPRKADQLVRGTVSLPNGTGKTVRVAVFAQGEKATEAEAAGADFVGTDELVEKIQGGWTDFDVAIATPDQMAKIGRIARVLGPRGLMPNPKTGTVTNDVAKAIEEVKGGKISFRVDKASNLHASIGKASFDAKSLAQNYGALLDELLRIKPSSSKGIYVKRVTLSSTTGPGVEIDTHVTKNYAGEA
- the nusG gene encoding transcription termination/antitermination protein NusG produces the protein MSDENNNEFAVEEQTVQEADLDIAAGFDEDFATAQDGAEVEAQDVDAEAEDADVDLAQAAAALGDTDEVDADADYKARLRKFTTQLKKQPGAWYIIQCYSGYENKVKANLDMRAQTLEVEDDIYEVVVPIEQVTEIRDGKRKLVKRKLLPGYVLVRMDMNDRVWSVVRDTPGVTSFVGNEGNATPVKHRDVAKFLMPQEAAVLTGEAAASSAEGEQVVAMPTDAKSQKVSVDFQVGEAITILTGAFASVSATISSIDADNQKLEALVSIFGRETPVDLAFDQVEKVN